Proteins encoded by one window of Lactobacillus paragasseri:
- a CDS encoding prolyl aminopeptidase, protein MKTGTKIITLDNGYHLWTNTQGEGDIHLLALHGGPGGNHEYWEDAADQLKKQGLNVQVTMYDQLGSLYSDQPDYSDPEIAQKYLTYEYFLDEVDEVREKLGLDNFYLIGQSWGGLLVQEYAVKYGKHLKGAIISSMVDEIDEYVDSVNRRRQEVLPQTEIDFMHECEKNNDYDNQRYQEDVQILNINFVDRKQPSKLYHLKDLGGSAVYNVFQGDNEFVITGKLKDWHFRDQLKNIKVPTLITFGENETMPISTAKIMQKEIPNSRLVTTPNGGHHHMVDNPDVYYKHLADFIREVENGNFKGE, encoded by the coding sequence ATGAAAACTGGTACTAAAATTATTACTTTAGACAACGGTTATCACTTGTGGACTAATACTCAAGGTGAAGGCGATATTCACTTATTAGCGCTTCATGGTGGACCTGGTGGCAACCATGAGTATTGGGAAGATGCTGCAGACCAATTAAAGAAACAAGGATTGAATGTACAAGTTACTATGTATGATCAATTAGGTTCATTATATTCAGATCAACCAGATTACTCTGATCCAGAAATTGCCCAAAAATATTTAACTTATGAATATTTCTTAGATGAAGTTGATGAAGTTCGTGAAAAACTTGGCTTAGATAATTTTTACTTAATTGGTCAAAGTTGGGGCGGTCTTTTAGTTCAAGAATATGCTGTTAAATATGGCAAGCACTTAAAGGGTGCAATTATTTCATCAATGGTTGATGAGATTGATGAATATGTTGATTCAGTTAACAGAAGAAGACAAGAAGTTCTTCCACAAACAGAAATTGACTTCATGCATGAATGCGAAAAGAATAATGATTATGATAATCAACGCTACCAAGAGGATGTGCAAATTTTAAATATTAATTTTGTGGATCGAAAGCAACCATCAAAGCTTTATCACTTAAAAGACTTAGGTGGCAGCGCAGTTTATAATGTCTTCCAAGGTGATAATGAATTTGTTATTACTGGTAAGCTTAAAGACTGGCATTTTAGAGATCAACTTAAGAATATTAAGGTACCAACATTAATTACTTTTGGTGAAAATGAGACAATGCCAATTTCTACTGCTAAAATTATGCAAAAAGAAATACCAAATTCACGTCTTGTTACTACGCCTAATGGTGGACACCATCATATGGTTGATAACCCTGACGTTTATTATAAGCACTTAGCTGACTTCATTCGTGAAGTTGAAAATGGCAATTTTAAGGGTGAATAA
- a CDS encoding mucin-binding protein, whose amino-acid sequence MNSLSEKAASVVIKYTDLDNNLAELSNSGSLTGNIGEIINYSTTDEIKELTKQGYVLVNNPFDNKEKAPVFSGDQDSYMITFKHGRERVTADDLKYGCKLEDLQVKGTQTVHYVGAGSRTPRDEVSTITFNQILVYDQVTGKKIGSKGWEKVEQSFPVVAAPSILGYIPDQVLVGGKAVTADNPNREYTITYQVNEHISNKEQKAEVKYLDIDSNNEEIVESELLTGKPNTKINYSTIDQLKKLGEKGYEVVSNGFDANGDVQFFDTSDEYVQTFIVTLKHKQVLVNAENPLDGIDETEYHKTSKRVISYAGAEDKTPEEVVQLVNWNRNLTVDAATKRVIADGKYTTDWKPEQESYSAISVPVVSGYHTRIKEIPEEKVRLANITEKIRYVKNGYVIPIDKNGQKIDSLPKLHFVSDKDDPTLVSLPENSLEDEKYEPEEIDLTGIDPAKDFEAKYLLKHKYVTINKDNSHFDVNPGSYRRTATAIVRYEGAGDKNPKDSIQTVQWNRNITYDEVTKEILEDGKYTTDWKPDKEYFEAVDTPVISGFTADIGVVAKHDVTQSDLFATVKYQKNGAIIPVDEDGKEIAKAKSIPFLNDLTDPTRVLATEEVPEIKGYRRTEESVLIKDPAEDIKVIYILKPHYVLVDSEHPYRAVKPYNYSIPVKETIHYVGANEETPADRVQGARWRRSLTVNDNNGKVIEDGKYTTDWSVDKKEYSAAVTPVVDGYHADQYQVKAREIDKEDIDVEVKYQRNGQIVPVNSKGEKIEYADCPTYITDPTDATKVLMEQPVPRLLNYMAQDSSIVVKDPSRDTKVTYYTFTEIKELSSAQNLKTEIQSIDGKNESSNVVSLPVSGKRRKAIVTFVDLNNNAIQIASSGVLSGNVGDKITDLYNTSKQVEELKKKGYEVVYNGFDPKGASKYFEEDQRRVATFTVAVKKVKQVKPKKEMQAEKTSKIEEKPKAANSDQKKKQDHKVLKHIFPWMK is encoded by the coding sequence ATGAATAGTTTAAGTGAAAAAGCCGCATCCGTGGTTATCAAGTATACCGATTTAGATAATAACTTAGCCGAGCTTTCAAACTCTGGAAGTCTTACAGGGAATATCGGCGAAATAATTAATTATAGTACGACAGATGAAATAAAAGAGTTAACAAAGCAAGGATATGTATTAGTTAATAATCCTTTTGATAATAAAGAAAAAGCGCCAGTATTTAGTGGAGATCAAGACAGCTACATGATTACTTTTAAACATGGCAGAGAACGTGTGACTGCTGATGATCTAAAATACGGCTGTAAACTTGAAGATTTACAAGTAAAGGGAACACAAACTGTTCATTATGTTGGTGCAGGAAGTCGAACTCCGCGAGATGAAGTATCAACAATTACTTTTAATCAAATCCTGGTTTACGATCAAGTAACTGGTAAAAAAATCGGTAGCAAAGGCTGGGAAAAAGTTGAACAGTCTTTTCCCGTAGTTGCCGCCCCGAGCATTTTAGGTTACATTCCTGATCAAGTATTAGTCGGAGGTAAGGCAGTCACTGCTGATAATCCTAACCGTGAATATACTATTACTTATCAGGTTAATGAGCATATTTCTAATAAAGAGCAAAAGGCTGAAGTTAAGTATCTTGACATTGATAGTAATAATGAAGAGATTGTAGAATCTGAACTTTTAACTGGAAAACCTAACACTAAAATTAACTATAGTACTATCGATCAACTTAAAAAGCTAGGTGAAAAGGGATATGAAGTTGTAAGTAATGGCTTTGACGCTAACGGCGATGTCCAATTTTTTGATACTAGTGATGAATATGTCCAAACCTTTATCGTTACCTTAAAGCATAAGCAAGTCTTGGTAAATGCAGAAAATCCACTCGATGGGATTGATGAAACAGAATATCATAAGACAAGCAAACGCGTTATTTCTTATGCTGGTGCTGAGGATAAAACACCAGAAGAAGTAGTTCAGTTAGTAAATTGGAATCGAAATCTTACTGTCGATGCAGCTACAAAGCGTGTTATCGCAGACGGAAAATATACTACTGATTGGAAGCCAGAACAGGAATCGTACTCAGCAATTTCTGTACCAGTAGTTAGTGGATATCATACTCGTATTAAAGAAATACCCGAAGAAAAGGTAAGACTAGCTAATATAACTGAAAAGATTAGATATGTAAAAAATGGCTATGTGATTCCAATTGACAAAAATGGACAAAAAATCGATAGTTTACCAAAATTACATTTTGTTTCAGATAAAGATGATCCAACTTTAGTATCCTTGCCAGAGAACAGCTTAGAAGATGAAAAGTATGAGCCAGAAGAGATTGATCTTACTGGAATTGATCCAGCAAAAGATTTTGAAGCTAAATATCTTTTGAAGCATAAGTATGTGACTATTAACAAAGATAACTCTCATTTTGATGTTAACCCTGGTTCATATCGTCGTACTGCTACGGCAATAGTTCGCTATGAAGGAGCAGGAGATAAAAATCCTAAGGATTCTATTCAAACTGTTCAGTGGAATAGAAATATCACTTACGATGAAGTAACAAAAGAAATTTTAGAGGATGGAAAATATACTACTGATTGGAAGCCAGATAAAGAATACTTTGAAGCTGTAGATACGCCAGTAATTTCTGGATTTACTGCTGATATCGGTGTTGTTGCTAAGCATGATGTAACGCAAAGTGATCTTTTCGCGACGGTTAAGTACCAAAAGAATGGTGCTATTATTCCGGTTGATGAAGATGGAAAAGAAATTGCTAAAGCGAAATCAATCCCATTTCTTAATGATTTAACAGATCCAACTAGAGTTTTAGCAACTGAAGAAGTTCCTGAAATCAAAGGCTACCGTCGTACTGAAGAATCAGTTTTAATTAAGGATCCAGCAGAGGATATTAAAGTTATCTATATCTTAAAACCACACTATGTCTTAGTTGATAGTGAACACCCATATCGAGCTGTTAAACCGTACAACTATAGTATTCCTGTTAAAGAAACTATTCATTATGTAGGTGCTAATGAAGAAACACCAGCTGATCGAGTTCAGGGTGCACGCTGGCGCAGGTCTTTGACAGTAAATGACAATAATGGAAAAGTGATTGAAGACGGAAAATATACTACTGACTGGAGCGTTGATAAGAAAGAATATAGTGCAGCTGTAACGCCAGTAGTTGATGGCTATCATGCGGATCAGTATCAAGTTAAAGCCCGTGAGATTGATAAGGAAGATATTGATGTAGAGGTAAAATACCAGAGAAACGGTCAAATTGTACCAGTAAACTCTAAAGGCGAAAAAATCGAATATGCAGATTGTCCAACTTATATCACTGATCCAACAGATGCGACAAAGGTTCTGATGGAGCAACCTGTACCACGATTATTGAACTATATGGCGCAAGATTCTTCGATCGTTGTCAAAGATCCGAGTCGTGATACTAAAGTTACTTATTATACTTTTACTGAAATTAAAGAACTTAGCTCAGCTCAGAACTTGAAAACTGAGATTCAGTCAATTGATGGAAAGAACGAATCTTCAAACGTCGTCTCTCTTCCAGTTAGTGGCAAGAGAAGAAAAGCTATTGTTACATTTGTTGATTTGAATAACAATGCAATTCAAATTGCATCTTCTGGTGTTTTAAGTGGAAATGTTGGTGATAAAATTACTGACTTATATAACACGAGTAAGCAAGTTGAAGAGCTCAAAAAGAAAGGCTATGAAGTTGTTTACAATGGTTTTGATCCCAAAGGTGCAAGCAAGTATTTTGAAGAAGATCAAAGAAGGGTTGCTACCTTCACAGTCGCTGTCAAAAAAGTAAAGCAGGTAAAACCTAAGAAAGAGATGCAAGCTGAAAAAACTTCTAAAATAGAAGAAAAGCCAAAAGCAGCTAATTCTGATCAAAAAAAGAAGCAAGATCATAAGGTTTTGAAGCATATATTTCCGTGGATGAAATAG
- a CDS encoding APC family permease yields MKKCIINFRKNFFGGNIVSDKSESLTKLEEDEKYNRLTALKLFAMTSSMVISVNELAPFGKTGPTAVFYLLLAGLIWFVPITQMAGEMASVDGWDKGGIFTWVKGSLGDRAGWTAMFYQWIHITVGMNTMMYVIIGALSITFNTPWFNTTPSIRFLLMMVIIWSITIVEMVGVKKIGHIAEWLFALGIALPVILLIVTFFIYLIQGRPLYMHLNWDNIIPHHLTGTTLVAFVPFVLAFCGGEASAPHAKYLENPKKYSTVMLALAITAISFDLLGSTAIGMSVPKDQIQNSTGFVYTFGKILDSIGLPGDLIKKFIGVLLAAGIIGELGNWLAGPSQGMFEAAKEGYMPKFFAKSTNRDVPMRLIVLQTLIVTASAVLITFTSGKNSDFAFNVSLAATTAQYLMVYILMLISYIVLKIKHGNLKRSYYMTKNKALGITIAIIALVITVVAFFISFIPAQGTPTYLRGVYVWTMIGLCMIVTILPLVIYHYHRHF; encoded by the coding sequence ATGAAGAAGTGTATAATTAATTTTCGAAAAAACTTTTTCGGAGGAAATATTGTGTCTGATAAAAGCGAATCGCTGACTAAATTAGAAGAGGATGAAAAGTATAATCGACTAACAGCATTGAAGTTATTTGCGATGACTTCATCGATGGTTATTTCAGTTAATGAACTAGCTCCTTTTGGAAAAACTGGACCAACCGCAGTCTTTTATTTACTATTAGCTGGGTTAATATGGTTTGTACCAATTACGCAGATGGCAGGAGAAATGGCTTCTGTTGATGGCTGGGATAAGGGTGGAATTTTCACCTGGGTAAAGGGATCGCTGGGAGATCGTGCTGGCTGGACCGCAATGTTTTATCAGTGGATTCATATTACAGTTGGGATGAATACGATGATGTACGTTATTATTGGTGCATTGTCGATTACCTTTAATACTCCTTGGTTTAATACAACACCAAGTATTAGATTTTTACTGATGATGGTAATTATCTGGTCAATTACTATTGTTGAAATGGTTGGAGTTAAAAAGATTGGTCATATTGCAGAATGGTTATTTGCATTAGGAATTGCGTTACCAGTCATTTTACTAATCGTTACGTTCTTTATATATTTAATTCAAGGCCGTCCCTTATATATGCATTTAAACTGGGATAATATTATTCCACATCATTTAACTGGGACTACCTTAGTAGCTTTTGTGCCATTTGTACTTGCCTTTTGTGGTGGTGAAGCATCTGCACCACATGCTAAATACTTAGAAAATCCAAAGAAGTATTCTACAGTTATGCTTGCTCTAGCGATCACTGCTATTTCTTTTGATTTATTAGGTAGTACGGCAATTGGAATGTCAGTTCCTAAAGATCAAATTCAAAATTCAACTGGCTTTGTTTATACTTTCGGAAAAATTTTAGATTCAATTGGTTTACCTGGCGACTTAATTAAAAAATTTATCGGTGTGTTATTGGCAGCGGGTATTATTGGGGAATTAGGCAATTGGCTTGCTGGTCCTAGTCAGGGAATGTTTGAAGCAGCTAAAGAAGGTTATATGCCTAAATTTTTTGCAAAATCTACTAATCGTGATGTTCCGATGAGATTAATTGTTTTACAGACTTTGATTGTAACGGCATCGGCTGTTTTAATTACTTTTACCAGTGGAAAGAACTCAGATTTTGCCTTTAATGTTTCTTTAGCAGCAACTACTGCGCAATATTTAATGGTTTATATTTTGATGTTAATTTCTTATATTGTTTTGAAAATAAAGCATGGAAACTTAAAGCGTAGTTATTATATGACTAAAAATAAAGCGTTAGGCATTACGATTGCGATTATTGCCCTGGTAATAACTGTAGTTGCTTTCTTTATTTCATTTATTCCTGCTCAAGGTACGCCAACATACTTAAGAGGGGTTTATGTTTGGACGATGATTGGGCTTTGCATGATTGTTACGATTCTGCCACTGGTGATTTATCATTATCATCGCCACTTTTAA
- a CDS encoding flavocytochrome c, which yields MKSGKYEVRAKGHGASFMPMEVTLSEDKIEDIKVDAKGETKGVADEVFRRLPEEIVKNQTLNVDTVSGATISSHGVIDGVAAAISEAGGDPDEWKKRAKPAEQREKDETYTTDVAIVGAGGAGLAAAARSIQHNKKVIVLEKFPQIGGNTSRAGGPMNAAEPDWQKQFKALAGEKETLEELAATPVEKIDPEYQTDFKELQKQIKKYVASGANYLFDSKLLHEIQTYLGGKRTDLKGNEIHGNYALVKELVDNALDSVHWLADLGVDFDRSQVTMPVGALWRRGHKPVEPMGYAFIHVLGDWVKEHGGTILTDTRAKHLIIEDGKVCGVIAKRPDGSKITIHAKAVILTAGGFGANTPMVQKYNTYWKHIDDNIATTNSPAITGDGIGLGKEAGADLVGMGFIQMMPVSDPKTGELFTGLQTPPENYIMVNQKGKRFVNEFAERDVLTKAAIDNGGLFYLIADDKIKDTAYNTTQESIDAQVKAGTLFRADSLEELAKQIGMDADTLVDTIKKYNSYVDAGKDPDFEKSAFNLKCEVAPFYATPRKPAIHHTMGGLKIDTGAHVLDKTGKQISGLYAAGEVAGGIHAGNRLGGNSLADIFTFGRIAANSAIDELEK from the coding sequence ATGAAATCAGGAAAGTATGAAGTAAGAGCTAAGGGCCATGGCGCAAGTTTCATGCCTATGGAAGTAACCCTCTCTGAAGATAAAATTGAAGATATTAAGGTAGACGCTAAGGGCGAAACTAAAGGTGTGGCAGACGAAGTCTTTAGACGTTTGCCAGAGGAAATTGTTAAAAATCAGACTTTAAATGTTGATACCGTCAGTGGTGCCACTATTTCTAGTCATGGTGTGATTGACGGAGTAGCCGCTGCAATTAGTGAAGCTGGTGGTGATCCTGATGAATGGAAGAAACGTGCTAAGCCTGCAGAACAAAGAGAAAAAGATGAAACGTATACTACTGATGTTGCAATTGTAGGTGCTGGTGGTGCCGGTTTAGCTGCAGCAGCAAGAAGCATCCAACATAATAAAAAAGTTATTGTGCTTGAAAAATTCCCACAAATTGGTGGTAATACCAGTCGTGCAGGTGGTCCAATGAATGCGGCTGAACCTGATTGGCAAAAGCAATTTAAAGCTTTAGCTGGTGAAAAGGAAACTCTTGAAGAATTGGCAGCAACTCCAGTTGAAAAAATTGATCCAGAATATCAAACGGATTTTAAAGAGTTGCAAAAGCAGATAAAAAAATATGTTGCTTCTGGAGCTAATTACTTATTTGATTCAAAATTACTTCATGAAATTCAAACTTATTTAGGTGGTAAACGTACAGATTTGAAGGGTAATGAAATTCATGGAAATTATGCCTTAGTTAAAGAATTGGTTGATAATGCTTTAGATTCAGTTCACTGGCTGGCAGATTTAGGAGTAGATTTTGATCGTAGCCAAGTGACAATGCCGGTTGGTGCTTTATGGAGAAGAGGACACAAGCCAGTTGAGCCAATGGGTTATGCTTTTATTCATGTTTTAGGTGACTGGGTAAAAGAACATGGTGGCACAATTTTAACCGATACTCGTGCTAAGCATTTAATTATTGAAGATGGCAAAGTTTGCGGTGTAATTGCAAAAAGACCCGATGGCAGTAAAATTACTATTCATGCCAAGGCAGTAATTTTAACTGCTGGAGGATTTGGTGCAAATACGCCAATGGTTCAAAAATACAATACTTACTGGAAACATATTGATGATAATATTGCGACTACTAATTCTCCAGCTATTACTGGTGACGGGATTGGCCTTGGTAAGGAAGCAGGCGCAGATTTGGTTGGAATGGGCTTTATTCAAATGATGCCTGTTTCTGATCCTAAGACTGGTGAATTATTTACTGGTCTTCAAACTCCTCCAGAAAACTATATTATGGTCAATCAAAAGGGAAAGCGTTTCGTAAATGAGTTTGCAGAACGCGATGTTTTAACTAAGGCAGCGATTGACAATGGCGGTTTATTCTACTTAATTGCCGATGACAAGATCAAAGATACTGCTTATAACACAACGCAAGAATCAATTGATGCGCAAGTTAAAGCAGGTACCTTATTTAGAGCAGATAGTTTAGAAGAGTTAGCTAAACAAATCGGTATGGATGCAGATACTTTAGTCGATACAATTAAGAAATATAATTCATATGTCGATGCAGGAAAAGATCCTGATTTTGAAAAGTCCGCCTTTAACTTAAAATGCGAGGTAGCACCATTTTATGCTACGCCAAGAAAGCCAGCCATTCACCATACAATGGGTGGTTTAAAGATTGATACTGGCGCGCATGTTTTAGATAAAACTGGCAAGCAAATTTCTGGTTTGTATGCGGCTGGTGAAGTAGCTGGTGGTATTCATGCCGGCAACCGCCTAGGTGGAAATTCTCTTGCTGATATTTTTACTTTTGGTAGAATTGCCGCAAACAGTGCTATTGATGAATTAGAAAAATAG
- a CDS encoding LysR family transcriptional regulator, which translates to MNNPEEIQYFIDVLIKEDSFVKAAKKLYISQPYLTQLIKRIESHLGTPIINRDKKPYSLTQAGLLYYQYLENVSYDKQQLNKKIAKYTHPNKEIIKIGILESLGTYLLPEILPDFLKQNPQVEIQLFENFPRENEKNLLSGNIDCYIGQTPEAIDSSLDIVSNGGEKYYIVISPASPYYQAGKFILDPHELDLKELLQEPFVLSVPGSAIRHQVNGVFQRFHLEPKVILESKSIITATSLAIHGMGLTISTASIIKRIGETPINLFPISHDLINVVFFIASRREKTKSKALKNLIREFKNKNLQAIIR; encoded by the coding sequence ATGAATAATCCTGAAGAAATACAGTACTTCATTGACGTTTTAATTAAAGAAGATAGCTTTGTCAAAGCTGCTAAAAAATTATATATTTCGCAACCATATTTAACTCAACTGATCAAAAGAATTGAAAGTCATTTAGGTACTCCAATTATTAATCGAGATAAAAAGCCATATTCACTAACGCAAGCAGGGCTACTTTATTACCAATATCTAGAAAATGTTTCTTACGATAAACAGCAATTAAATAAAAAGATTGCTAAATATACACACCCTAATAAGGAAATTATCAAAATTGGTATTCTAGAAAGTTTAGGAACGTATTTGCTACCAGAAATATTGCCAGATTTTTTAAAGCAAAATCCGCAAGTAGAGATTCAGCTTTTCGAAAATTTCCCTAGGGAAAATGAAAAGAACTTGCTAAGTGGAAATATTGATTGCTACATTGGACAAACTCCTGAAGCAATTGATTCAAGCCTAGATATTGTTAGTAATGGTGGGGAAAAGTATTATATCGTAATTTCACCAGCTTCTCCTTATTATCAAGCTGGAAAGTTTATACTTGATCCACATGAATTAGATCTAAAAGAGTTACTACAAGAGCCGTTCGTTTTAAGCGTTCCGGGTTCTGCAATTCGCCATCAAGTGAATGGCGTGTTTCAAAGGTTTCACTTAGAGCCCAAAGTGATTTTAGAGTCTAAAAGTATTATTACGGCTACTAGTTTGGCAATTCATGGGATGGGGCTCACAATTTCCACTGCTAGTATTATTAAACGAATTGGTGAGACACCCATTAATTTGTTTCCTATTAGCCATGACCTAATTAATGTCGTTTTCTTTATTGCATCTAGGCGGGAAAAAACTAAATCAAAGGCTCTAAAAAATCTAATTAGAGAATTTAAGAATAAAAACCTGCAAGCAATTATCAGGTAA
- the brnQ gene encoding branched-chain amino acid transport system II carrier protein, producing the protein MREAQEKKLTTKQYLIVASMIFALFFGAGNLIFPLHLGQLAGKNWGPAAIGFSITGVVLPLLSLLAVAITRSNGVYQIGLPVGKIFALSFMTLMQLAIGPLFAAPRNATVSYTVGIAPLLPKQFHGIGLIVFTIIFFAIVYVIAYNESDILSSLGKVLNPIFLILLFIVFVIAFARPLGNPDMATTTKEYMNGAIVKGFLEGYNTMDALAGLAFGVTVVTAIKELVNNDEKKTAKMTAKSGLIAVIAIGVIYTLLIVIGAMSLGHFKIASDGGILFSEIVKYYAGIFGQALLAVLIFLACLTTAVGVLAAFALDFSAHYSKISYKGWLTIGCLGSLATANLGLEKIIHWSLPVLMFLYPLAIVLIILSVCSPLFKDDMVVYKITMLLTLVPAIFDLITNLPAPISGTQFYKVVSQIRLQYLPLANIGLSWVVPTILGLVISVLIHFWRRKANKI; encoded by the coding sequence TTGAGAGAAGCGCAGGAAAAAAAGCTAACTACAAAACAGTACTTAATTGTAGCATCAATGATCTTTGCACTGTTCTTTGGCGCAGGAAACTTAATTTTCCCACTTCATTTAGGTCAGCTTGCTGGTAAAAATTGGGGACCAGCAGCAATTGGCTTCTCAATTACAGGGGTAGTCTTACCTTTACTTTCACTTCTTGCAGTTGCAATTACTCGCAGTAATGGTGTTTATCAAATTGGATTACCAGTAGGAAAGATCTTTGCTCTTTCTTTCATGACCTTAATGCAGCTAGCAATCGGTCCATTATTTGCAGCACCAAGAAATGCCACTGTATCTTATACTGTGGGGATTGCACCGCTTTTGCCTAAGCAATTTCATGGAATTGGTTTGATTGTCTTTACGATTATCTTTTTTGCCATAGTTTATGTGATTGCCTATAACGAGAGTGATATTCTTTCTTCTTTAGGTAAGGTTTTGAATCCGATCTTTTTAATTTTGCTTTTTATTGTCTTTGTAATTGCGTTTGCTCGCCCGCTTGGTAATCCTGATATGGCTACAACTACTAAAGAATATATGAACGGTGCGATAGTTAAAGGCTTTTTAGAGGGCTATAATACTATGGATGCTTTAGCTGGTTTAGCCTTTGGGGTTACTGTAGTAACAGCGATTAAAGAGCTAGTTAATAATGATGAAAAGAAAACTGCTAAAATGACTGCTAAGTCTGGGTTAATTGCAGTTATTGCAATTGGTGTAATCTATACTTTATTAATCGTTATTGGTGCGATGTCATTGGGGCATTTTAAAATAGCGAGTGATGGCGGTATTTTATTTTCAGAGATCGTTAAATATTATGCTGGTATTTTTGGGCAGGCGTTGTTAGCTGTTTTAATCTTTTTAGCCTGTTTAACTACCGCAGTTGGGGTCTTGGCGGCTTTTGCCTTAGATTTCAGTGCCCATTATTCAAAGATTAGCTATAAGGGGTGGCTAACAATCGGATGTCTAGGTTCGTTAGCTACAGCAAATTTGGGCTTGGAAAAAATCATTCATTGGTCGCTTCCTGTTTTAATGTTTTTATATCCCTTGGCTATTGTATTAATTATTCTATCTGTATGTTCACCGCTATTTAAAGACGACATGGTAGTATACAAAATTACGATGCTTTTAACTCTAGTTCCAGCGATTTTTGATTTAATTACTAACTTGCCTGCACCAATTTCTGGAACACAGTTTTATAAAGTAGTAAGTCAGATTCGCTTGCAATATTTACCTTTAGCCAATATTGGCTTATCTTGGGTTGTACCAACAATTTTAGGATTAGTTATCAGTGTCTTGATTCATTTTTGGCGCCGTAAAGCTAATAAAATATAG
- a CDS encoding PepSY domain-containing protein: protein MKRKISKLLAATALIGTLGISVVACNNNDSTSKTKQSSVKKTVKDKASNTKNTARRSKIKLSQTEAINKFDKKYSDKKLKEIDLKLDGNKYFYEITGFDKDKEYEMTINAISGKEVKSSSEKLDLDERLQKGLDLDKVISRDQASEIAEKEVKNSTAKEWTLKMDQDKVIWDVTVESGSSKHEVEIDAISKKVIKSEKDD, encoded by the coding sequence ATGAAGAGAAAAATAAGTAAACTGCTAGCAGCAACTGCTTTAATAGGGACATTAGGAATCTCAGTAGTGGCTTGCAACAATAATGATTCAACTAGTAAAACTAAGCAATCAAGTGTAAAGAAGACCGTTAAAGATAAGGCAAGTAATACAAAAAATACAGCAAGAAGAAGTAAGATTAAACTTAGTCAAACTGAAGCAATAAATAAATTTGATAAAAAGTATTCTGATAAAAAATTAAAAGAAATAGATCTAAAATTAGATGGTAATAAGTACTTTTATGAAATTACAGGATTTGATAAAGATAAAGAATATGAAATGACCATTAATGCTATAAGTGGAAAAGAAGTCAAATCTAGTTCTGAAAAATTAGACTTAGATGAACGTTTGCAAAAAGGACTTGATTTAGATAAGGTGATTTCTCGTGATCAAGCAAGTGAAATAGCAGAAAAAGAAGTTAAAAATAGCACTGCTAAAGAATGGACTCTAAAAATGGATCAGGATAAAGTCATTTGGGATGTAACTGTTGAATCAGGTTCAAGTAAACATGAAGTAGAAATTGATGCTATTTCTAAGAAAGTTATTAAATCAGAAAAAGATGATTAA
- the ubiE gene encoding bifunctional demethylmenaquinone methyltransferase/2-methoxy-6-polyprenyl-1,4-benzoquinol methylase UbiE: MSLTNKVPEKDVHDLFTRVALHYDQMNNLISLGTQKGWRKKFLKELKVAPGEFALDLCCGTGDITIALAKQVGPSGNVIGLDFNQEMLDLAEQKIRQQDLQKEIQLKQGDAMELPYPDQSFDIVTIGFGLRNVPDANQVLKEIYRVLKPTGKVGVLETSQPTNPLVKLGWKSYFKLFPSFAKLLGANVSDYQYLSHTTAKFVSAEHLKAMLIKNGFKNVHVDKLNLGAGAIHIGIKK; this comes from the coding sequence ATGAGTTTAACCAATAAAGTGCCCGAAAAAGATGTGCATGATTTATTTACTCGGGTAGCTCTGCATTATGATCAGATGAATAATTTAATTAGCTTAGGTACGCAAAAAGGTTGGCGCAAGAAATTTCTAAAAGAATTAAAAGTAGCACCGGGTGAATTTGCCCTAGATTTATGTTGTGGTACTGGCGATATCACGATTGCTTTGGCAAAACAAGTTGGTCCGTCAGGAAATGTAATTGGACTTGATTTTAACCAAGAAATGCTTGATTTAGCTGAGCAGAAAATACGCCAGCAAGATTTACAAAAAGAAATTCAATTAAAGCAAGGGGATGCAATGGAATTGCCATACCCAGATCAGAGCTTTGATATAGTAACGATTGGTTTTGGCTTACGGAATGTTCCTGATGCAAATCAAGTCCTGAAAGAAATCTATCGAGTATTAAAGCCAACTGGTAAAGTGGGAGTGTTAGAAACATCGCAGCCAACCAACCCGCTTGTTAAGTTAGGATGGAAGAGCTATTTTAAGTTATTTCCTAGCTTTGCAAAATTATTAGGTGCTAATGTATCTGATTATCAATATTTGTCTCATACTACCGCCAAATTTGTTTCTGCGGAGCATTTAAAAGCAATGCTTATAAAAAATGGATTTAAAAATGTGCATGTAGATAAATTAAATTTAGGTGCGGGTGCAATTCATATCGGAATTAAGAAGTAA